A stretch of Actinomycetota bacterium DNA encodes these proteins:
- a CDS encoding penicillin acylase family protein, with the protein MDEVRAAAEAALPQVDGTIRLSGLQDPVEVQRDSWGVPSIFAASLDDLWFAQGFVTASDRLFQIDAALRAANGRLSEVFGDLTVPQDRFARVLGFNRLGVQEAERWTERSRSMVTRFVEGARAFVASSPAPPVEHALLAFAPELPTDLGSWAAGLAFVAWGLSGNWDRELLRVHLAERFGRDAVGALLPPSPSDPPNVLAGGLAGRLLDALPHVGGQGSNAWVVRGSRTESGKPLLANDPHLLVQQPAAWFELELHAPGYDARGVAFPFAPGIVIGATPHHAWGITNVSGDVQDLSEERLNEDRSAAEFDGAWEPVVVHREEIAVRGGDPVIVDVRETRHGPLLEVETVGVSNIEYVPLDRAYALRWTATEGLLEPSALVDGANAESFEEFRKSLRGLSCPGQNVVYADVNGTIGYQLTGLYPIRRNGDGTVPVPGWTSEHEWDGFVPYEELPWSKNPERGYLVTANNRPHDDAYPHLIGHDFHTSHRARRIVEVIEATEKTSVDDAADLQVDTESIAARELVPRLTAFEPSSDDDRWALELLRAWKGDQRADSVAAAVFNAWVSRIAWIVLDAETNRAAHDRYFARREAFVCRALLQLLEDDVPAWIAGGYSSWAELLRVALREALAVLEADLGVDRAAWRWGAVHRVRFAHPLARMPGLGALFVAAERELGGDEQTVLQASFDARLGFDVVVAPSWRLVVDLSDVEHPRSVLPTGQSGNPASSQWNDQASLWVSGELRPARASRDAGGVTTLRLEPDG; encoded by the coding sequence ATGGACGAGGTGCGCGCCGCCGCAGAGGCGGCCCTGCCGCAGGTCGACGGGACGATCCGTCTCTCGGGCCTGCAGGATCCGGTCGAGGTTCAGCGCGACTCCTGGGGCGTCCCGTCGATCTTCGCCGCGTCGCTCGACGACCTTTGGTTCGCGCAAGGGTTCGTCACGGCCTCGGACCGGCTGTTCCAGATCGACGCGGCGCTACGCGCCGCCAACGGGCGGCTGTCGGAGGTCTTCGGCGACCTGACGGTTCCGCAGGATCGGTTCGCCCGCGTCCTGGGGTTCAACCGGCTCGGTGTGCAAGAGGCCGAACGGTGGACCGAGCGGTCGAGGTCGATGGTGACGCGGTTCGTCGAAGGCGCCAGGGCGTTCGTGGCATCCTCGCCGGCGCCGCCGGTCGAGCACGCTCTGCTGGCGTTCGCGCCGGAGCTGCCGACGGACCTCGGGTCGTGGGCGGCGGGCCTTGCGTTCGTCGCGTGGGGACTCTCAGGGAACTGGGACCGCGAACTGCTCCGCGTCCATCTCGCGGAGCGCTTCGGCCGGGACGCCGTCGGAGCGCTGCTGCCGCCCTCGCCGTCGGATCCGCCGAACGTGCTCGCCGGCGGTCTGGCCGGCCGGTTGCTCGATGCGCTGCCGCACGTCGGTGGCCAGGGCTCGAACGCGTGGGTGGTCAGGGGATCTCGGACGGAAAGCGGTAAGCCGCTGCTGGCGAACGATCCTCACCTGCTCGTCCAGCAACCTGCCGCGTGGTTCGAGCTCGAGCTCCATGCGCCCGGCTACGACGCGCGTGGCGTGGCGTTCCCGTTCGCGCCAGGGATCGTGATCGGGGCGACACCGCACCACGCGTGGGGCATCACGAACGTGAGCGGGGATGTTCAAGACCTGTCCGAGGAGCGGCTGAACGAGGATCGTTCGGCGGCCGAGTTCGATGGCGCGTGGGAACCCGTCGTCGTGCATCGCGAGGAGATCGCCGTTCGGGGCGGCGACCCGGTGATCGTCGACGTTCGCGAGACACGGCACGGTCCGCTCCTCGAGGTCGAGACGGTCGGCGTGTCGAACATCGAGTACGTGCCGCTCGATCGTGCGTACGCGTTGCGATGGACGGCGACCGAAGGGCTGTTGGAGCCATCGGCCCTCGTCGACGGCGCGAACGCTGAAAGCTTCGAGGAGTTCCGCAAATCGTTGCGCGGGCTGTCGTGTCCGGGACAGAACGTCGTGTACGCCGACGTGAACGGGACGATCGGATATCAGCTCACGGGCCTGTATCCAATACGGCGGAACGGCGACGGCACCGTACCCGTGCCGGGATGGACGTCGGAGCACGAGTGGGATGGGTTCGTTCCGTACGAGGAGCTGCCGTGGTCGAAGAACCCCGAGCGCGGCTACCTCGTTACGGCGAACAACCGTCCGCACGACGACGCGTATCCGCATCTGATCGGGCACGACTTCCACACCTCGCATCGCGCTCGCCGGATCGTGGAGGTGATCGAGGCGACCGAGAAGACGAGCGTCGACGACGCCGCGGACCTCCAGGTCGATACCGAGTCGATCGCGGCACGCGAGCTCGTTCCACGCCTGACGGCGTTCGAGCCGTCCAGCGACGACGATCGGTGGGCGCTCGAGCTGCTGCGCGCGTGGAAGGGCGATCAGCGGGCGGACTCCGTCGCAGCGGCGGTGTTCAACGCTTGGGTGTCGCGGATCGCCTGGATCGTCCTCGATGCGGAAACGAACCGAGCGGCGCACGACCGGTACTTCGCACGGCGCGAGGCGTTCGTCTGTCGTGCGCTCCTCCAACTCCTCGAGGACGACGTCCCGGCATGGATCGCCGGTGGTTACTCGAGCTGGGCGGAGCTCCTACGCGTTGCGCTCCGCGAGGCGCTCGCGGTTCTGGAAGCCGACCTCGGTGTGGACAGAGCGGCGTGGAGATGGGGAGCCGTTCATCGCGTTCGGTTCGCCCATCCGCTCGCCCGGATGCCGGGTCTTGGGGCGCTGTTCGTCGCCGCGGAGCGGGAACTCGGCGGCGACGAACAGACCGTCCTTCAGGCGAGTTTCGACGCACGGCTGGGGTTCGACGTCGTCGTCGCGCCGTCGTGGCGACTGGTCGTGGACCTCTCGGACGTCGAACACCCACGGTCCGTGCTGCCGACGGGTCAGTCCGGGAATCCGGCGTCATCGCAGTGGAACGATCAGGCTTCGCTGTGGGTCTCCGGCGAGCTCAGGCCCGCGCGCGCCTCTCGCGACGCCGGCGGGGTGACGACCCTCCGGCTCGAGCCCGACGGGTAA
- a CDS encoding long-chain fatty acid--CoA ligase has protein sequence MASHRPWFRSYPPDAPRTLEPYPRISVFGMLEASARKYPRATAIAWFGRKLTFSELFAETERCSAALAVLGVGRGDRVALVMPNCPQYLIAYYATMRLGAIVVGNNPLYTKREMEFQLRDSGAKVAIVLDLLHHDFADVFKTVGLEPVVVARLNDYMSFPKRQLAPLVKFRKTQRSQGKPWPPVPKGARVLWWEAWMNAAGPVPLAAQVDPETEPAGFIYTGGTTGVSKGAMLSHRNLVANAMQGASYLSIGEGNEALLGSLPFFHSFGMLVMNVAILRAGKLIPIPNPRDLHLVMEEIDKEKPTFVPGVPRFFAALNDSPLATKLDLRSVTASISGAAPLPAAVAEKFAQITHGAVLVEGYGLTEASPVTHANPLKGVRKVGSIGLPMPDTDCRIVDLDDPDRELAAGERGELCVKGPQVMLGYWNRPEETALSIRNGWLHTGDVATMDEDGYFRIVDRLKEMIIVSGFNVYPNEVEDALYRHPKIVKAAVIGVPDERTGEAVKAFVVLREGEHATPQEILDWARDPGNGLTAYRVPKQLEIRESLPETMIGKVLRRVLSEEERRRASATSARG, from the coding sequence ATGGCCAGTCACCGTCCGTGGTTCAGGAGCTACCCGCCGGATGCCCCGCGGACCCTCGAGCCGTACCCACGCATCTCGGTGTTCGGCATGCTCGAGGCGTCGGCGAGGAAGTACCCGCGCGCGACGGCCATTGCCTGGTTCGGCCGCAAGCTGACGTTCTCGGAGCTGTTCGCCGAGACCGAGCGCTGTTCGGCCGCGCTCGCCGTTCTCGGCGTCGGCCGGGGCGACCGCGTGGCGCTGGTGATGCCGAACTGCCCGCAGTACCTGATCGCGTACTACGCGACGATGCGCCTCGGCGCGATCGTGGTCGGCAACAACCCCCTGTACACGAAGCGGGAGATGGAGTTCCAACTCCGCGACTCCGGCGCCAAGGTGGCCATCGTGCTCGATCTCCTCCATCACGACTTCGCCGACGTGTTCAAGACGGTCGGCCTCGAGCCCGTCGTGGTCGCGCGCCTGAACGACTACATGTCGTTTCCCAAGCGACAGCTCGCGCCGCTCGTGAAGTTCCGCAAGACGCAGCGCTCTCAGGGCAAGCCGTGGCCTCCGGTGCCGAAGGGCGCGCGTGTGCTGTGGTGGGAGGCATGGATGAACGCGGCCGGCCCGGTTCCGCTCGCCGCGCAGGTCGATCCGGAGACCGAACCGGCGGGGTTCATCTACACCGGGGGAACGACCGGCGTCAGCAAGGGCGCGATGCTCTCGCACCGGAACCTCGTGGCGAACGCGATGCAGGGCGCCTCGTACCTGAGCATCGGCGAAGGGAACGAAGCGCTGCTCGGCTCGCTCCCGTTCTTCCACTCGTTCGGCATGCTCGTGATGAACGTGGCCATCCTCCGTGCGGGCAAGCTCATCCCCATCCCGAACCCCCGCGACCTTCACCTGGTGATGGAGGAGATCGACAAGGAGAAGCCGACGTTCGTGCCGGGCGTCCCACGGTTCTTCGCCGCGCTGAACGATTCCCCACTCGCGACGAAGCTCGACCTTCGTTCGGTGACGGCGTCGATCTCGGGGGCCGCCCCGCTCCCCGCGGCCGTCGCCGAGAAGTTCGCCCAGATCACGCATGGCGCGGTCCTCGTCGAGGGCTATGGGCTCACCGAGGCTTCGCCGGTAACGCACGCGAACCCCCTGAAGGGCGTTCGTAAGGTCGGCTCGATCGGGCTTCCGATGCCCGACACGGACTGCCGGATCGTGGACCTCGATGACCCGGACCGAGAGCTCGCCGCGGGCGAACGCGGTGAGCTGTGTGTGAAGGGTCCGCAAGTGATGCTCGGATACTGGAACCGCCCCGAAGAGACGGCGCTCTCCATCCGGAACGGATGGCTGCACACGGGCGACGTCGCGACGATGGACGAGGACGGGTACTTCCGCATCGTCGACCGGCTGAAGGAGATGATCATCGTCTCCGGGTTCAACGTGTATCCCAACGAGGTGGAGGACGCGCTCTACCGTCATCCGAAGATCGTCAAGGCCGCTGTCATCGGCGTTCCCGACGAACGCACGGGCGAGGCCGTGAAGGCGTTCGTGGTGCTGAGGGAGGGCGAGCACGCGACGCCCCAGGAGATCCTCGACTGGGCACGCGATCCCGGGAACGGACTCACGGCCTACCGCGTTCCGAAGCAGCTCGAGATTCGCGAGTCGCTCCCCGAGACGATGATCGGCAAGGTCCTCCGTCGCGTGCTGTCGGAGGAGGAGCGTCGGAGGGCGTCCGCGACGAGCGCGCGCGGGTGA
- a CDS encoding GNAT family protein, whose amino-acid sequence MSTPFLDLGDGVEVRKLEPADAEEIYAIVGSERERLQPWMPWAEGASVETTRSFIEANIATDGLDALGIFVDGAYVGGIGMRPVELHGDTEIGYWISSTHEGRGLVTRACRALIDRAFGELGLHRVTIRAAPNNARSRAIPERLGFTEEGVMREAGRTSLGYHDLVVYGLLDREWKRE is encoded by the coding sequence GTGAGCACGCCGTTCCTCGACCTCGGTGACGGCGTCGAGGTCAGGAAGCTCGAACCCGCCGACGCCGAGGAGATCTACGCGATCGTGGGGAGCGAGCGCGAACGCCTCCAGCCGTGGATGCCGTGGGCCGAAGGTGCCTCGGTCGAGACCACGCGCTCGTTCATCGAGGCGAACATCGCGACGGATGGGTTGGACGCGCTCGGGATCTTCGTCGACGGCGCGTACGTCGGCGGGATCGGAATGCGGCCGGTGGAGCTGCACGGGGACACGGAGATCGGCTACTGGATCTCGTCGACCCACGAGGGGCGCGGGCTCGTCACGCGCGCGTGCAGGGCGCTGATCGACCGCGCGTTCGGCGAGCTCGGTCTTCATCGAGTGACGATCAGAGCGGCACCGAACAACGCTCGGAGCCGTGCCATCCCCGAACGGCTCGGGTTCACCGAAGAGGGCGTCATGCGGGAGGCCGGCCGCACGTCGCTCGGCTACCACGACCTCGTCGTGTACGGGCTGCTCGACCGGGAATGGAAGCGGGAGTGA
- a CDS encoding HAD-IA family hydrolase, with protein MSGFAAVVFDLFGTLVYEFPRVDWDEWLETTAAVLEAEPEAFAGAWHATAIDRQTGAAGAIDENLRTVAARAGAWPTDAQVAEALEARAELYRKWFVPRPGAEEILRELQEGDIPTAMISMCAPDTPTLWRASALAGLIDVEVFSCEVGLRKPEPEIYLAATERLHVASNACLYVGDGAYAELTGASSVGMYAVLISDPAEAEMEALRPEAEEWTGPTIAHLSEISALVFGD; from the coding sequence GTGAGCGGGTTCGCCGCGGTTGTCTTCGACCTGTTCGGAACGCTGGTGTACGAGTTCCCCCGCGTGGACTGGGACGAGTGGCTGGAGACCACAGCGGCCGTTCTGGAGGCCGAACCCGAGGCGTTCGCCGGCGCGTGGCACGCGACCGCCATCGATCGCCAGACCGGCGCGGCGGGGGCCATCGACGAAAACCTCCGAACCGTGGCGGCGCGCGCGGGCGCGTGGCCGACGGACGCGCAAGTCGCCGAGGCGCTCGAGGCGCGAGCGGAGCTGTACCGCAAGTGGTTCGTGCCAAGGCCGGGCGCCGAGGAGATCCTTCGCGAGCTCCAGGAAGGGGACATACCGACCGCAATGATCAGCATGTGCGCGCCGGATACTCCGACGCTGTGGCGGGCGTCGGCGCTCGCCGGGTTGATCGACGTCGAGGTCTTCTCGTGCGAGGTCGGACTGCGCAAGCCCGAGCCGGAGATCTACCTCGCGGCAACCGAACGGTTGCACGTCGCATCGAACGCGTGCCTGTACGTCGGCGACGGCGCCTACGCCGAGCTCACCGGCGCGTCGTCGGTCGGCATGTACGCCGTGCTGATCAGCGACCCCGCGGAGGCCGAGATGGAGGCGCTCCGCCCCGAAGCGGAAGAATGGACCGGGCCGACCATCGCTCACCTGAGCGAGATCAGCGCCCTCGTCTTCGGCGACTAG
- a CDS encoding methyltransferase domain-containing protein — protein MSTEDLLFQDEIKNVVRSVYQEIPTGGGEDVATKLYAAEELDEVPAGAVTWALGVGNPVRHAGLTSGETVVDLGSGGGIDSILAARRVGPTGRVIGVDLLDEMVERASDNARSAGVADWTEFVRGEMEDLPLPDTSVDVVISNGVINLSPRKSRVFAEIFRVLRPGGRMCVSDLTVEDDLPPEIMTSDAAWAG, from the coding sequence ATGAGCACCGAGGACCTGCTGTTCCAAGACGAGATCAAGAACGTCGTTCGCTCCGTCTATCAGGAGATCCCCACGGGCGGCGGCGAGGACGTCGCGACGAAGCTGTACGCAGCCGAGGAGCTCGACGAGGTGCCGGCCGGCGCGGTGACGTGGGCGCTCGGCGTTGGCAACCCGGTTCGTCACGCCGGTCTGACCTCTGGAGAGACCGTCGTCGACCTGGGATCCGGCGGGGGCATCGACTCGATCCTCGCGGCGAGGCGCGTCGGACCGACGGGCAGGGTCATCGGCGTCGACTTGCTCGACGAGATGGTGGAGCGCGCTTCGGACAACGCTCGGTCAGCAGGTGTCGCCGACTGGACGGAGTTCGTCCGCGGGGAGATGGAGGACCTCCCGCTTCCGGATACCTCCGTGGACGTCGTCATCTCGAACGGCGTGATCAACTTGTCGCCGCGGAAGAGTCGCGTCTTCGCCGAGATCTTCCGCGTTCTGCGGCCCGGTGGCCGGATGTGCGTTTCAGACCTCACCGTCGAGGACGATCTTCCGCCCGAGATCATGACGAGCGACGCCGCATGGGCTGGGTGA
- a CDS encoding zf-HC2 domain-containing protein, with amino-acid sequence MTSTDRMISCSEAVRRLWDFLDRSLSADDAAAVENHLAFCRRCCGELEFANELRAFLRSHEVEEIPVDVKIRLEAFLEEL; translated from the coding sequence GTGACCAGCACCGACAGGATGATCTCGTGCTCTGAGGCGGTTCGGAGGTTGTGGGACTTCCTCGACCGGTCCCTGTCCGCGGACGACGCGGCGGCCGTCGAGAACCATCTGGCGTTTTGTCGCCGATGCTGTGGGGAGCTCGAGTTCGCGAACGAGCTTCGCGCATTCCTCCGCTCCCACGAAGTGGAGGAGATCCCCGTGGACGTCAAGATCCGGCTCGAGGCATTCCTGGAGGAGCTCTGA
- a CDS encoding sigma-70 family RNA polymerase sigma factor yields the protein MARGLEYLVGDIRNVAASKEAFERLARAQLPRLYSLARRLNDRGAEDLVQECLLHAFRSYKTLDDADAGGAWLQTILVNVFRDRLRKEARSVSEIAVDDVEDFSLYRTVAEEDPFPYSDTLHLDFLRSFGPEDVRAVLHRLPEIYRVPLVLRYIQGYATKEIARLLAAPIGTVLARLHRGRKLFEREMWAYASETDLLSTESGS from the coding sequence GTGGCCCGTGGGCTGGAGTACCTGGTGGGTGACATCCGGAACGTCGCGGCGTCGAAGGAGGCGTTTGAGCGACTGGCCCGCGCGCAGCTGCCCCGGCTGTATTCGCTTGCGCGGCGTCTCAACGATCGCGGGGCGGAGGACCTCGTCCAGGAGTGCCTGCTTCACGCGTTCCGCTCGTACAAGACGCTCGACGACGCGGACGCGGGCGGCGCCTGGCTCCAAACCATCCTCGTCAACGTTTTCCGCGACCGCCTGCGGAAGGAAGCGAGATCGGTGAGCGAGATCGCGGTCGACGACGTTGAGGACTTCTCGCTGTACCGCACCGTTGCCGAGGAGGACCCGTTCCCCTACTCGGACACGCTCCACCTCGACTTCCTCCGCTCGTTCGGTCCGGAGGACGTCCGGGCGGTGCTCCACCGACTCCCCGAGATCTACCGCGTGCCCCTCGTGCTCCGATACATCCAGGGGTACGCAACGAAGGAGATCGCGCGTCTGCTCGCCGCGCCGATCGGGACCGTGCTCGCCCGCCTTCACCGAGGAAGGAAGCTCTTCGAGCGCGAGATGTGGGCCTACGCGTCCGAGACGGATCTGCTCAGCACGGAGAGCGGGTCGTGA
- a CDS encoding dihydrodipicolinate synthase family protein → MLHGAIAAAVTPLREGGSAVDDGAFASFVRFLADGGVDGVLACGTTGEGILLSVDERKRTAERFVSARPDGFLVAVHAGAQTTDHTVALSTHAKEIGADAVAVIAPPYFPLDDESLFEHLHAAADACAPLPFYPYEFEARSGYRISVPVIERLSDTTTNLAGLKVSDRPFDNVRTYLIDGLDLFVGSEPLVLEGLGEGAAGAVSGLATAFPEIVSALVHERSAEAGKHVTTLRELLAPPMPFISAMKEVLGARGVPVRPDVRAPLRQLTPVEREGALAAARRVGALA, encoded by the coding sequence ATGCTGCACGGAGCGATCGCGGCCGCGGTGACGCCGTTACGCGAGGGCGGGTCAGCGGTCGACGACGGGGCGTTCGCCTCGTTCGTGCGGTTCCTCGCCGACGGCGGCGTCGACGGCGTGCTCGCGTGCGGGACGACCGGCGAGGGAATCCTGTTGTCCGTCGATGAGCGCAAGCGCACGGCGGAGCGCTTCGTCTCCGCACGCCCCGACGGCTTCCTCGTCGCGGTCCACGCCGGTGCCCAGACGACGGATCACACCGTCGCGCTGTCCACGCACGCGAAGGAGATCGGGGCGGACGCCGTCGCGGTCATCGCTCCGCCGTACTTCCCGCTCGACGATGAGTCCTTGTTCGAACATCTCCACGCCGCTGCCGATGCGTGCGCCCCGCTGCCGTTCTACCCCTACGAGTTCGAGGCGCGCTCCGGATATCGGATCTCGGTCCCCGTGATCGAGCGCCTCAGCGACACGACCACGAATCTCGCCGGGCTCAAAGTGTCGGATCGGCCGTTCGACAACGTTCGTACGTATCTGATCGACGGGCTCGATCTGTTCGTGGGGTCCGAACCGCTCGTCCTCGAAGGGCTGGGAGAGGGCGCCGCCGGTGCCGTCAGCGGACTGGCCACGGCGTTCCCCGAGATCGTCTCGGCGCTGGTGCACGAACGGAGCGCCGAGGCGGGCAAGCATGTGACGACGCTCCGCGAGTTACTCGCGCCGCCGATGCCGTTCATCTCTGCGATGAAGGAGGTCCTCGGCGCTCGTGGAGTGCCGGTTCGGCCGGACGTCCGCGCGCCACTTCGCCAACTCACGCCGGTCGAACGCGAGGGCGCCCTCGCCGCCGCACGGCGCGTGGGCGCCCTCGCTTGA
- the aceA gene encoding isocitrate lyase: MIDITHQERARREGDNLTTHWRSSSRWKGVERPYTAEDVIALRGSVSVEHSLARLGAERLWSLMRSRESVATLGALTGGQAVEMVKAGLDAIYVSGWQVAADANAAGHTYPDQSLYPANSVPALVRRINNALLRADQIAWSEGHRGTYWLAPIVADAEAGFGGPLNAFELMKAMIEAGAAGVHFEDQLASEKKCGHMGGKVLVPTRHFERTVAAARLASDVLGVPTVLVARTDALSGALLQNDVDERDRAFLTGERTSEGFYRVRNGIDAAIARGLAYARLADVLWCETSTPDLDEARAFAEAIHAEFPGKLLAYNCSPSFNWRKHLDEDEIAMFQRELAAMGYRFLFVTLAGFHALNASAFELANGYASEGMPAYVRLQRREFELEALGYTATRHQTEVGTGYFDRIATIVSGGDASTLGLSGSTEEAQFETAESPARRAATA; this comes from the coding sequence ATGATCGACATCACGCACCAGGAACGTGCTCGTCGTGAAGGGGACAACCTCACGACTCACTGGCGATCGAGCTCTCGGTGGAAGGGCGTCGAACGCCCATACACGGCAGAGGACGTGATCGCCCTCAGGGGCTCCGTCAGCGTCGAGCACTCGCTCGCCCGTCTCGGTGCCGAGCGGCTGTGGTCACTCATGAGGAGCCGCGAGTCCGTGGCCACGCTCGGCGCGCTCACGGGAGGACAGGCCGTCGAGATGGTCAAGGCGGGACTCGACGCGATCTACGTCTCGGGGTGGCAGGTGGCCGCCGACGCGAATGCTGCCGGACACACGTACCCGGATCAGTCGCTCTATCCGGCGAACAGCGTTCCCGCCCTCGTCAGGCGGATCAACAATGCGTTGCTACGCGCCGACCAGATCGCGTGGTCCGAGGGCCACCGGGGGACGTACTGGCTCGCGCCGATCGTCGCGGACGCCGAGGCTGGGTTCGGTGGGCCGCTGAACGCGTTCGAGCTGATGAAGGCGATGATCGAGGCCGGCGCGGCGGGCGTGCATTTCGAGGACCAGCTGGCGAGCGAGAAGAAGTGCGGACACATGGGCGGCAAGGTTCTCGTTCCGACGCGTCACTTCGAGCGGACGGTCGCCGCGGCGCGTCTCGCGTCCGATGTCCTCGGCGTTCCGACTGTCCTCGTCGCCCGCACGGACGCGCTCTCCGGTGCGCTCCTTCAGAACGACGTCGACGAACGAGACCGCGCGTTCCTCACGGGCGAGCGAACCTCGGAGGGGTTCTACCGCGTACGGAACGGCATCGATGCGGCGATCGCGCGCGGGCTGGCGTACGCGCGGCTCGCCGACGTGCTGTGGTGCGAGACGTCCACGCCCGACCTCGACGAGGCGCGCGCGTTCGCGGAGGCGATCCACGCGGAGTTCCCCGGCAAGCTCCTCGCGTACAACTGCTCGCCGAGCTTCAACTGGCGCAAGCACCTGGACGAGGACGAGATCGCGATGTTCCAGCGCGAGCTCGCGGCGATGGGGTACCGGTTCCTCTTCGTGACGCTCGCCGGGTTCCACGCCTTGAACGCGTCGGCGTTCGAGCTCGCGAACGGCTACGCCAGCGAGGGCATGCCCGCGTACGTCCGGCTGCAGCGGCGCGAGTTCGAGCTGGAGGCGCTCGGCTACACCGCCACACGCCACCAGACCGAGGTGGGGACGGGGTACTTCGACCGGATCGCCACGATCGTCTCCGGCGGCGACGCATCCACGCTGGGGCTCAGTGGGTCCACGGAGGAAGCGCAGTTCGAGACGGCGGAGTCACCCGCGCGGCGAGCCGCGACGGCCTAG
- the hisG gene encoding ATP phosphoribosyltransferase → MLRLVLPKGSLEQQTLRLFEEADLRVRRGSDRDYHGTIDDERIDRVSLLRPQEIPLYVQDGLFDLGITGQDWIAETDADVEVLTSLTYAKSGPGHGTSVVLAVPADHPANSAKEMPAGSRISTEFVNLTKRYFDDLGIDVRVVWSFGATEAKVPEIVDAIVDVTETGSTLRAHGMKVIETLMTSEPVLVANRDAAADAPKRRAMDDVITLLLGAIRAEGRVLIKMNVGDADLAAVIDAVPAMKSPTVSRLQEGGYAVETVVDKDQVNRLIPLLKERGATDILEIPISKIVP, encoded by the coding sequence GTGCTGCGCCTCGTCCTGCCGAAGGGCTCACTCGAGCAGCAGACGCTTCGGTTGTTCGAGGAGGCCGATCTTCGCGTTCGGCGCGGATCGGACCGCGACTACCACGGCACGATCGACGACGAGAGGATCGATCGTGTCTCGCTTCTCCGGCCCCAAGAGATTCCTCTCTATGTCCAGGACGGATTGTTCGACCTCGGTATCACCGGTCAGGACTGGATCGCCGAGACGGACGCGGATGTCGAGGTGCTGACGTCCCTCACGTACGCCAAGAGCGGACCTGGCCACGGCACGAGCGTCGTCCTCGCGGTTCCCGCGGATCACCCGGCGAACAGCGCGAAGGAGATGCCGGCGGGCTCCCGGATCTCGACGGAGTTCGTGAACCTGACGAAGCGGTACTTCGACGACCTCGGAATCGACGTTCGCGTGGTCTGGTCGTTCGGCGCGACCGAGGCGAAGGTGCCCGAGATCGTCGACGCGATCGTCGACGTCACGGAGACCGGCAGCACCCTCCGGGCGCACGGGATGAAGGTCATCGAGACGCTGATGACCTCGGAGCCCGTCCTCGTAGCGAACCGTGACGCTGCTGCCGACGCGCCGAAGCGCAGAGCGATGGACGACGTGATCACGTTGCTCCTCGGGGCGATCCGTGCGGAAGGGCGCGTGCTCATCAAGATGAACGTGGGAGATGCCGACCTCGCCGCCGTGATCGACGCCGTTCCGGCGATGAAGTCGCCCACGGTGTCGCGCCTGCAGGAAGGTGGCTACGCGGTCGAGACGGTCGTGGACAAGGATCAGGTGAACCGGCTGATCCCACTCCTCAAGGAACGTGGCGCGACCGACATCCTCGAGATCCCCATCTCGAAGATCGTCCCCTGA